The Acaryochloris sp. CCMEE 5410 genome includes the window TGGAGGGTCAGGAGACGACACCTATTACGTTGACAATGATAAAGATACCGTTCGTGAATCTTCAATAGAAGGGATTGATAAAGTTTATTCATCCATTAGTTATGCGTTAGGTGAAAATGTCGAGAACCTATCATTTGCTTATGCTGAAGGTAATCTTAATGGATTTGGAAACAGCCTAAATAATCGCATTGACGGCAACAGTTTCGCCAATCAGTTAAGCGGAGCCCTGGGAGATGACACCCTGATTGGGTGGCTAGGGAATGATACTCTCCAAGGTGAGTCTGGTAATGATTTACTTGATGGAGGCTTTGGCAATGATGACCTATTCGGGTGGTCTGGTGATGACACACTAGATGGGGGTGCTGGTGCAGACCATTTAATTGGTGGAATTGGTGATGATCTGTACATGGTTGATAACTATGGTGACCAAACCAGTGAATTTGCAAATGGTGGCATAGACACCGTTGAGTCATATTTGAATAGCTTTGGTCTAACTGACCATATCGAAAACCTTCACTTGAAGGGAACCAGCGCGATCAAGGGGTTTGGCAATGCTAGTCATAATCACCTGACTGGTAACTCACAATCCAACTTTTTGAGTGGATTAGCGGGCCAAGATACGCTGAAAGGGTTGGCTGGAGATGACACTCTCAATGGTGGCTCTGGTGATGACAGGATGTATGGTGATTTAGGCAATGACACATATATAGTTCATGATGAAAATGATGTGGTTGTAGAACTTGCAGAGGAAGGCCAGGATCATATTTACTCCTATACCGACTACTCCCTCAGCCAGAATATTGAGAATCTGACCCTGCAGGGAGTTGCTATTTCTGGCTATGGCAATCATCTTGATAACAGCCTTACTGGCAATTCGATAGATAATTTTTTATCCAGCGGTAGCGGTAACGATACCTTATTAGGGCTAGGTGGCAATGATTCACTATACGGTAGCTCTGGAGAAGATCACCTTTTGGGTGGAGAAGGCAATGACTCCTTATATGGACAGCTTGGCAACGATACCGTAAACGGCGAAGCAGGTCAGGATTTTCTCTACGGCGATGACGGCAACGACATCCTAAATGGAGGGATAGACAGTGATCTATTGGTTGGTGGTAAAGGCTCAGATATACTAACTGGCGGTACTGGCAATGACCAATTTCGCTTTTATTCACTTAGCGAAATTGGTGACACCATTCAAGATTTCTCAATATCAGAAGGCGATCAAATACAATTTATCGCTCAAGGATTCGATAGCGATTTTCTAGCCTCCGGTCTTCTTGATGAAAGTATGTTTTCTATAGGTTCATCTGCCACTCGATCCAGCGATCGCTTCATCTACAACTCTGCTGAGGGGAATCTATACTTTGACCCTGATGGCACAGGCAGTATTGAAAAAATACTCCTTGCCACATTAACTGATGCCCCAACATTAGCAAGCAACAGTATTTTCGTCTTTGCTTAAAGTTTCTGATTTAACAGATTCCCTCGAAAGGGAATCGCTATAGAATCCATGTTGTGAGAATCCATATTTTGAACCATTAAGTGTGATAACTGAAATATTTTGGTTCTTCTCACGATGTTCGCTCGAAAGACATATTATGTCTCTCCTGAAAATTTTCAACAAAAAATCATTGAAGTTCAATACTAGGAGAATT containing:
- a CDS encoding M10 family metallopeptidase C-terminal domain-containing protein, coding for MGVVEKSNINFIDSLLDLLKYGENIGEGAVISYSFINQVGVGLNPLINEQHQELVRNGFAAWSEIANIEFIEDHAGTGQIAIATRAGGVSNGGTNGDTGFFNIGLDALNAGRIDVVIHEIGHALGLKHPGNYNGDCDPSTGKVCSPPPYLPESEDSTQYSIMAVGYRQNPGTDVGPTTPMLYDIQAIQYLYGTNTDTRSEGNVYSWDPKKAFTETIWDTDGTDMISAAFHTLDATINLTEGTFSSIGPRANDSDVSAFNNLAIAYGVEIENASGGYGNDTIFGNTSGNYLYGSAGDDLLNGLKGNDRLHGASGNDVLDGGLGIDFMNGGSGDDTYYVDNDKDTVRESSIEGIDKVYSSISYALGENVENLSFAYAEGNLNGFGNSLNNRIDGNSFANQLSGALGDDTLIGWLGNDTLQGESGNDLLDGGFGNDDLFGWSGDDTLDGGAGADHLIGGIGDDLYMVDNYGDQTSEFANGGIDTVESYLNSFGLTDHIENLHLKGTSAIKGFGNASHNHLTGNSQSNFLSGLAGQDTLKGLAGDDTLNGGSGDDRMYGDLGNDTYIVHDENDVVVELAEEGQDHIYSYTDYSLSQNIENLTLQGVAISGYGNHLDNSLTGNSIDNFLSSGSGNDTLLGLGGNDSLYGSSGEDHLLGGEGNDSLYGQLGNDTVNGEAGQDFLYGDDGNDILNGGIDSDLLVGGKGSDILTGGTGNDQFRFYSLSEIGDTIQDFSISEGDQIQFIAQGFDSDFLASGLLDESMFSIGSSATRSSDRFIYNSAEGNLYFDPDGTGSIEKILLATLTDAPTLASNSIFVFA